GGCGGAATCGGCGAGTGCGGAATCGGCCGCGACGCGCGCCGTCAGCGGGCTCCAGGCCTCGCGCAGGGAATCGCCCAGCGCGTCCCGCCGCTGCCGACCGGGGTCGGCGTCCACTCCGGCGACCGGCCCGCCGCCGTCGTCGCGAGTGCCGTCGCCGCCGCCCGCGAGGCGCACGACCGCCAGGATGAGCAACACCGCGACCAGCACGGCCGCCGACAGCAGGGCGACGCGCCGCCAGGGGAAGGCGGCCGCGTGCCGGATCTCGGTCTCCTGGGTCCAGACCGGTCCGGTGACGGGGGGCGCCTCGTCCGCGGGCCGGCGACTGTCGTGGGCGGCCAGGAGGTCGTGCGGGTCCAGGTCCAGGGCCTCGGCGCACGCGCGCAGGAAGCTGCGCACGTAGAGCGGGCCCGAGAGCTGCTCGTGGTCGTCGGCCTCGAGCGCGCGGAGCTGGTTGACCGGGATGCGCGTGGCTGCCGCGAGGTCGGCCAGCGACAGCCCCGACGCCTCGCGGGCCGCGCGCACCAGGGCGCCCGGGGTCGTCGAGGCGGGACGGTCGTTCTCCACGGCGGGCTCCTCGGGTTTCAATCTCCCAACGCGTCGAGCCGGCGGCGCAGCGCCTCGGCGCGCGCCTCGCTCTCGGCGAGCATCTCCTGCTGGCGGGCCACCACTTCGGCGGGCGCCCGGGCGACGAAGCTCTCGTTCGTGAGCTTCCGGCGGTTAGCTTCGACGAAGGCGACCGCCTTGTCCAGTTCCTTGCCGAGGCGCGCCCGCTCGCGCTCCAGGTCGACCAGGCCCTTCATGAGCAGGAAGACCTCGACCGCCCCGGCCACGCCCGCGCCCGCGGGGTGCGGGTCGGGCCCGCCCTCGACGACCTCGACGGTCTCGAGCTTCGCCAGCAGGGCGATCAGGCCGGCGTCCTGCGCCAGTTCGGCGCGGCGGACGGGATCGGCCGCGCGCAGCACCGCCGTGCCGCGGCGCCCGGGCGGCACGTCCAGATCGGTGCGCAGCGAGCGGATCACGCCCACCGTCTCGACCACCTGCGCGAAGCGGGCCGCCGGCGCCGTCCACGGCAGCTGTGCGGCGTCGCCGACCGGGAAGGACGAGACCATGAGCCGCCCGCGGGCCGGCGGCAGCCAGCTCCAGAGTTCCTCGGTGATGAAGGGCATCACCGGGTGCAGCAGCTTGTAGCTGGCGCCCAGCGCGACGACCGCGAGCGCCGCCGCCTCGCGCCGCCGGTCCTCGTCCCGCAGGCGGGGCTTGACCGCCTCGAGGTACCAGTCGCACAGCTCGTGGCGGAAGAAGTTGTAGGCC
This portion of the bacterium genome encodes:
- a CDS encoding helix-turn-helix domain-containing protein encodes the protein MENDRPASTTPGALVRAAREASGLSLADLAAATRIPVNQLRALEADDHEQLSGPLYVRSFLRACAEALDLDPHDLLAAHDSRRPADEAPPVTGPVWTQETEIRHAAAFPWRRVALLSAAVLVAVLLILAVVRLAGGGDGTRDDGGGPVAGVDADPGRQRRDALGDSLREAWSPLTARVAADSALADSA